Within Thermus sp. CCB_US3_UF1, the genomic segment CAACTCCTACTACGCCCCTCCCACCCCCCAGGCCCTGGGCACCGGGACGTACGAGGGTACCCCCTTCACCGCCCTCCTGGCCCGGGAGAACCTGCTTGCGCCCCAGTTCCACCCGGAAAAAAGCGGACAGGCGGGCCTGGCCTTCCTGGGGCTAGCGCGCCGCTACTTCCAGGTCCTCTAGCCTCAGGAGCCGCCCTTGGGCCCCGATGGCGGTGGCCGCCAAAGCCCCGGCCAGGTTGGCGAGCCGCCCCGCCTCCAAGGGGCTTTTCCCCGAGAGGATGGCGTGGGCGAAGGCGGCGGTGTAGGCGTCCCCCGCCCCGGTGGAGTCCACGATGTCCTCAATGGGGAAGGGCTCCAGGAGCTCCTCCCCTTGGGGGGTGACCACGATGGACCCCATGGCCCCCACCTTGATGGCCAGGTGGGAGAAGCCCTCCTGCCGCAGGCGGGCCACCCCCTCGGAGAGGGAGGCGGCCCCGGTGAGGGCCAGGAGCTCCGTCTGGTTCATGAGGAGCCAGGCCACCCCCCGCAGGTACTTGAGGAGTTCCTGCCCCGCCGCCCGTACAGCCCCGGTGCCCAGGTCGGCGAAGATGGGCATCTCCCGCTTCCTGGCCGCTTCCAGGACCTCCACGGCGTAGCTGCGGCTTGGCCCTCCCACCAGGGCATAGGCGGAGAGGACCACGGCGTCTGCCTGGTCCAGGTAGCGGGGTTTGAAAAGGGCCGGGTCCAGGTAGCGGCTGGCCCCTTCGGCGCTCACCATGGCCCGCTCCCCCCCGGGCACCACCAGGATGAGCACCGAGCTGGTGGTGTGGTCGGGGTCCTCCTGCAGGTGGCGGAGGTCCACCCCCGCCTCCTGGACCCGGGAAAGGGCCAGTTCGGCCAAGGGGTCCTGCCCCACCCGGCCCGCCAGGTAGACCCGGTGGCCCAGGCTGGCCAGCTGGGCCGCCAGGGTCCCCCCGGCCCCCCCGGGCTTCATCAGGGCCCGCCTCGAGGGGATCTCCTCCCCGGGTTCGGGAATGCGCTCCACAAAGAAAAGCAGGTCCACGGAAACATCGCCCAGCACAAAAAACCGCATCTTGCCTCCTTCCGCCAAGGCGTCAGGGTTTGCCCTCACTATAGCGCAAGGGCCCCGTTGCTTTGGCGGGAGTATACCCCGGGGTTATGAGAAGAGAATAACAAGCTGGCTAGAAGCGGCGGTCCAGCACCATCCCTCCCTCCAGCTCCCCCACCAGTTCCACCTCGTCCACCCGCAGGCCCGTGGCCCGCTGGATGGCCTCGAGGAGCCCAGGGGGCACCTTCTCCGCCTTGAGGCGAAGGACCAGCTTGTCCGTGCCCTCCAGCTTCCGCTCCACCACCACCTGGAACCCCTTGGGGTCCAGGCCGAACCCCCCCAGGATGGGGGCCAGCTCCGTGGGGTAAAGCTTCACCCCCTTGACCTTCACCATGAGGTCGGTGCGGCCAAAGACCCCCCGGGGGAGGAGGGTGAGCCCTTCCCGCCTCTCGGCGATGGCCAGGTCCCCGGTGCGGAAGCGGACCATGGGCATCAGGGTGCGGCTTAGGGCGGTCACCACCAGCTCTCCCTTTTCCCCATCCGGCACGGGCTTGAGGGTTTCCGGGTCCAGCACCTCCAGCACCGCCATCTCCGGAATCTCCCAAAGCCCGTCCTTGGCCAGGCTCTCCCCGGCCACGATGCCCAGCTCGCTGGTCCCGTAAGCGTCCAGGGCCACACCCCCCAGGGCCGCCTCCACCCTCTCCCGGAAGCCGGGCACGGAGGTGAAGGGCTCCCCCCCGGCCAGGAGGAGGGGGAAGCGCCCCCCGGCCTGCCCCACCTTGAGGGCGAAGGAAGGGTTGGTGACCAGGACCTCAAAGCCGTAGGCCTGGCCGATCTCGGCGATGCGGGCCGCCTCTCCCGGCCCGTGGGGGAAGACCAGGTTCCCCGCCCGCCACAGGGCCTGGTGGAAGAGCCAGCCCCCGGCGAAGACGTGGTAGCTGAAGGCCACCAGGACCCTTTTCCCCACCAGGCCGAGCCTGCGGTAGTGCTGGGCCAGGGCCTCCGTCTGGTGGCGGAGGTCCTCCTGGGAGAGGTACTCCGGCATCCAGCCCATGAGGGGGCTAGGGGTGAGGTGCATGAGGCTGGCCCCTTCCGGGGGCTGGGGGTGGGCCTTGAGGTAGGCCACCCACTCCTCCCGGGTGGTGAGGGGGAGGGTGTGCAGGTTGTCCAGGTCCACCCCCTCGGGGTCCACGTCCTTGAGCTTTTCCCGGTAGACGGGGTGGGCCTTGGCCGAACGGATAACCTCCCTGAGCCTGGCGATGCGTTCCATCCTGGCCTCCTTTGCCGGGGATTATACCCGGGAGGGCTCGGCCAGGGCCAGCAGGCGGGGCAGGTCCTTGGCCAGGGCCTCCGGGCCTTCCCGGCGCAGGGTGATGTGCCCCACCTTGCGTCCGGGGCGCACCGCCTTGCCGTACCAGTGGAGGTGGGCTCCCTCCACGGCCAGCACCTTGGCGAAGGAGGGCTTGAGGCCGATGAGGTTCACCATGGCGCTATACCCCCTAGGGGCTGTGCTCCCCAGGGGGAGGCCCAAGATGGCCCTAAGGTGGTTGGCGAACTGGCTGGTCTCCGCCCCCTCCAGGGTCCAGTGCCCGGAGTTGTGCACCCGGGGGGCCATCTCGTTGAAGAGGAGTTCCTCGCCTACCTGGAAGAACTCCAGGGCCAAGACCCCCACGTACCCCAGGGCCTCTAGGGCCTTCCTGGCGTACGCCTCGGCCCGGGCCTGGAGGGTGGGG encodes:
- a CDS encoding carbohydrate kinase family protein, giving the protein MRFFVLGDVSVDLLFFVERIPEPGEEIPSRRALMKPGGAGGTLAAQLASLGHRVYLAGRVGQDPLAELALSRVQEAGVDLRHLQEDPDHTTSSVLILVVPGGERAMVSAEGASRYLDPALFKPRYLDQADAVVLSAYALVGGPSRSYAVEVLEAARKREMPIFADLGTGAVRAAGQELLKYLRGVAWLLMNQTELLALTGAASLSEGVARLRQEGFSHLAIKVGAMGSIVVTPQGEELLEPFPIEDIVDSTGAGDAYTAAFAHAILSGKSPLEAGRLANLAGALAATAIGAQGRLLRLEDLEVAAR
- a CDS encoding phenylacetate--CoA ligase family protein; its protein translation is MERIARLREVIRSAKAHPVYREKLKDVDPEGVDLDNLHTLPLTTREEWVAYLKAHPQPPEGASLMHLTPSPLMGWMPEYLSQEDLRHQTEALAQHYRRLGLVGKRVLVAFSYHVFAGGWLFHQALWRAGNLVFPHGPGEAARIAEIGQAYGFEVLVTNPSFALKVGQAGGRFPLLLAGGEPFTSVPGFRERVEAALGGVALDAYGTSELGIVAGESLAKDGLWEIPEMAVLEVLDPETLKPVPDGEKGELVVTALSRTLMPMVRFRTGDLAIAERREGLTLLPRGVFGRTDLMVKVKGVKLYPTELAPILGGFGLDPKGFQVVVERKLEGTDKLVLRLKAEKVPPGLLEAIQRATGLRVDEVELVGELEGGMVLDRRF